In Juglans regia cultivar Chandler chromosome 5, Walnut 2.0, whole genome shotgun sequence, the following are encoded in one genomic region:
- the LOC109007633 gene encoding beta-glucosidase BoGH3B-like, with product MSIAEGMDSVYRDTNAPVEARIKDLLSRMTLKEKIGQMTQIERRVATPDVVKDFSIGSILSAGGSGPFAKAASSDWADMVDGIQKSALKSRLGIPIIYAIDAIHGNNSVYGATIFPHNVGLGATRDADLNRKIGEATALEVRASGIHYTFAPCLAVCRDPRWGRCYESYSEDTEIVRKMTSIVSGLQGQPSQEHPKGYPFVAGRNNVIACAKHFVGDGGTDRGINEGDTISSYEDLERIHMAPYLDCISQGVSTVMASYSSWNGRKLHADHFLLTEILKDKLGFKGFVISDWEALDRLSEPRGTNYRYCISTAVNAGIDMVMVPLRHELFVTDMISLVESGEIPMARIDDAVERILRVKFVAGLFEFPFTDRSLLDSVGCKLHRDLAREAVRKSLVLLKNGKDPKKPFLPLDKIAKRILLVGTHADDLGYQCGGWTETWYGGSGRITIGTTILDAIKEAVGDETEVVYEQYPSADTLARRDFSYAIVAVGEEPYAETPGDNSKLVIPLNGDGIISAVADHIPTLVILVSGRPLVLEPWLLEKIDALIAAWLPGSEGGGIADVIFGDHDFKGRLPVTWFKRVEQLPLHIGVNSYEPLFPLGFGLTCNKEKSLN from the exons ATGAGCATAGCAGAGGGCATGGATTCCGTTTACAGGGATACCAACGCACCCGTAGAGGCTCGTATCAAAGACCTGCTTTCTCGGATGACATTGAAAGAGAAGATCGGCCAGATGACCCAGATTGAGCGCCGAGTCGCCACTCCCGACGTCGTCAAAGACTTCTCCATCG GGAGTATACTCAGTGCTGGTGGCAGTGGACCCTTTGCAAAAGCAGCGTCTTCAGATTGGGCTGATATGGTTGACGGGATTCAGAAGTCTGCGCTTAAGTCACGGCTCGGGATACCGATAATATATGCGATTGATGCGATTCATGGTAACAATAGTGTCTATGGTGCCACTATATTTCCTCACAATGTTGGCCTCGGAGCTACGAG GGATGCGGATTTGAATCGAAAGATCGGGGAAGCAACAGCACTTGAAGTTAGGGCAAGCGGCATTCACTATACTTTTGCTCCATGTCTGGCT GTATGCAGAGATCCCCGATGGGGCAGATGCTACGAGAGTTACAGTGAAGACACTGAAATTGTTAGAAAGATGACTTCCATTGTCTCAGGCTTGCAGGGTCAGCCATCCCAAGAACACCCAAAAGGCTACCCTTTTGTGGCTGGAAG AAACAATGTTATTGCTTGTGCAAAGCATTTTGTGGGAGATGGGGGTACTGACAGGGGAATAAATGAGGGGGATACCATTTCATCATATGAGGACTTGGAGAGGATTCATATGGCACCTTATCTAGACTGTATTTCTCAAGGGGTTTCCACTGTTATGGCATCCTATTCTAGCTGGAATGGGCGTAAACTGCATGCTGATCATTTTCTCCTTAcagaaattttaaaagataagctAGGTTTTAAG GGTTTTGTAATTTCTGACTGGGAAGCACTTGACCGATTAAGTGAACCACGCGGCACAAACTATCGTTACTGCATTTCCACTGCAGTTAATGCAGGAATAGACATG GTGATGGTGCCTCTGAGACATGAATTATTTGTGACGGATATGATATCTCTGGTTGAATCAGGGGAGATACCAATGGCCAGGATTGATGATGCTGTTGAACGGATACTTAGAGTGAAGTTTGTTGCTGGTCTTTTTGAATTTCCATTCACAGATAGATCTTTGCTGGATAGTGTTGGTTGCAAG TTGCATAGAGATCTAGCACGTGAAGCAGTCCGCAAGTCCTTGgttcttttgaaaaatggaaaggaTCCTAAGAAACCTTTTCTTCCATTAGACAAAATTGCTAAAAGAATTCTTCTTGTTGGAACACATGCTGATGATCTTGGATATCAGTGTGGAGGGTGGACAGAAACATGGTATGGAGGCAGCGGAAGGATCACAATCG GCACAACCATCTTGGATGCAATTAAAGAAGCAGTGGGAGATGAAACAGAAGTAGTTTATGAGCAATATCCATCAGCAGACACTTTAGCACGTCGGGATTTCTCTTATGCAATTGTAGCTGTTGGTGAGGAACCCTATGCAGAGACCCCTGGTGATAATTCCAAGCTTGTAATCCCCTTGAATGGAGACGGCATAATAAGTGCAGTTGCTGACCATATCCCCACATTGGTGATTTTGGTATCCGGAAGACCCTTGGTTTTGGAGCCATGGCTTTTGGAAAAGATAGATGCTCTGATCGCTGCTTGGTTGCCTGGAAGTGAAGGAGGAGGAATTGCCGATGTTATCTTTGGGGATCACGACTTCAAGGGCCGACTACCAGTGACATGGTTTAAACGAGTCGAGCAACTGCCTCTGCATATTGGAGTCAATTCATATGAGCCGTTATTCCCCCTAGGCTTTGGGTTGACATGCAATAAAGAGAAATCTCTGAACTGA
- the LOC108983555 gene encoding transcription factor DIVARICATA-like, producing the protein MKWETEIISPASYIPNANWFLEESKSAKWTAAENKMFENALAVYDKESPDRWQKVAAMIPGKTVNDVMRQYKELEVDVGKIEAGLVPVPGYSTSPFTLDWANSHGYDGFRQSYGIGGKRSSSTRPAEQERKKGVPWTEEEHKLFLMGLKKHGKGDWRNISRNFVITRTPTQVASHAQKYFIRQQLSGGKDKRRASIHDITTVNLADIKMPSPEDKAPSSPEHSSVLQHQQQQQQRNSTVTARTPPFHWNQPNGGGATMSFSPTQENLFMASPYGIVGSNYGHKMQGQNLPRGVSHESYTGQAQNMVFQMRYPRG; encoded by the exons ATGAAGTGGGAAACTGAAATTATCTCCCCTGCATCGTATATTCCAAACGCGAATTGGTTTCTGGAAGAGAGCAAGAGCGCGAAATGGACTGCGGCCGAGAACAAGATGTTCGAAAACGCGCTGGCGGTGTACGACAAGGAATCACCGGACAGATGGCAGAAAGTGGCGGCGATGATTCCGGGAAAGACTGTTAACGATGTGATGAGGCAGTACAAGGAATTGGAAGTTGATGTTGGCAAAATAGAGGCTGGGCTGGTACCGGTTCCTGGATATTCCACCTCGCCATTCACCTTGGATTGGGCGAACAGCCATGGCTATGACGGGTTTAGACAATCCTACGGCATCGGCGGAAAGAGATCATCTTCAACTCGACCTGCGGAGcaggagagaaagaaaggagTTCCATGGACAGAGGAGGAGCACAA ATTGTTTCTGATGGGGCTGAAGAAGCACGGGAAAGGGGACTGGAGAAATATCTCTCGAAACTTCGTTATCACCAGGACACCAACTCAAGTGGCAAGCCATGCTCAGAAGTACTTCATCAGGCAGCAGCTTTCTGGAGGGAAAGATAAACGGAGAGCTAGCATCCATGACATAACTACTGTCAATCTCGCCGACATAAAAATGCCTTCACCGGAAGATAAAGCACCCTCCTCCCCGGAGCACTCCTCAGTGCTTCAGCAtcagcagcaacagcagcagaGAAATTCCACGGTCACGGCTAGAACACCACCTTTTCATTGGAATCAGCCAAATGGAGGAGGAGCAACCATGTCTTTTAGCCCAACGCAGGAAAATTTGTTCATGGCCTCTCCTTATGGGATTGTTGGCTCTAATTATGGGCACAAAATGCAAGGCCAAAATCTGCCCAGAGGCGTTTCTCATGAATCTTACACAGGACAAGCTCAAAATATGGTTTTCCAAATGCGCTACCCCCGTGGATGA
- the LOC118348416 gene encoding uncharacterized mitochondrial protein AtMg00810-like → MVITSSQPCAINSLISDLATVFPVKDLSTLFYFLGLEVDYTDTGLFLSQRKYIKDLLARSNMLLAKAIASPMAASLKLSVVGGLQYLSLTSPDIAYAVNKVCQFMHCPKLPHWTAVKRILKYLKGTLNFGLSFKKSSKLNLQAYTDVDWAGCLDDRRSTGGFCIFLGHHLISWSSKKQKTVARSNTEAEYKSLASTAAELIWLQTLLRELGIFFATATYSLV, encoded by the exons atggttATCACCTCTTCACAACCGTGTGCTATTAATTCTCTCATTTCGGATTTGGCTACTGTTTTTCCTGTTAAAGATCTTAGTACACTCTTTTACTTTCTCGGTCTTGAGGTTGATTACACTGATACTGGCTTGTTTTTGTCACAACGTAAATACATCAAAGATCTGTTGGCTCGAAGCAATATGCTTTTAGCCAAGGCCATAGCATCACCTATGGCAGCTTCCCTTAAGCT AAGTGTTGTAGGAGGGTTACAGTATCTGTCCTTGACAAGTCCTGACATTGCCTATGCTGTAAACAAAGTATGTCAGTTCATGCATTGCCCAAAACTCCCTCATTGGACTGCTGTCAAAAGGATTCTTAAATATCTAAAGGGTACTCTGAATTTTGGTTTGAGTTTTAAGAAGTCTTCCAAGCTCAACCTTCAAGCCTACACCGATGTTGACTGGGCAGGGTGTCTAGACGACAGACGTTCAACTGGTGGATTTTGCATCTTTCTTGGACATCACTTGATctcttggagctccaagaagcaaAAGACAGTTGCTAGATCCAATACTGAAGCTGAGTACAAATCTTTGGCATCTACTGCTGCTGAATTGATTTGGCTACAAACACTTCTCCGTGAACTTGGTATTTTTTTTGCCACAGCCACCTACTCTTTGGTGTGA